A genomic segment from Thermoplasmata archaeon encodes:
- a CDS encoding sigma 54-interacting transcriptional regulator, protein MATPGLSPPSPGTHASAQQLQHARASVESPGERFRREILRRLDEFRQQGLDRSEAIRELFPRTVLPAGTYDDLITALVSGAHVLFFGPSGAGKTSLARDLWGIFPKEVWAIDGCPVLDHPLSVVDAAVAARYPPCPICERRFAPGGDPAQFRPAAVDPAKVPATYVTLREGFGYARLQGSSEVFPDHLTGNINLRKLEEVGDPMSPLVLEPGKLLQANRGFLLVDEIGKLPLGTQNVLLQALQEGTVTPAKSRESFPGLFVAVCTSNLSDLDNINDPLSDRLTSLHVGYNDRHTDNVRIVALARADEPTGYLPEILVDAGVRVIEAWRLRMSEDNPDIGEVGSNRTLIDVAQRTAATALLAGRPLATNADLRSGLVHAMRGRIRARSGDSFRQNERRVGEFIDQYLAPALKRSAGVYWCRFYRGVLHENGADAQALIGEGRRLKDDAEMRGQLAADGPLFPKFRPFVRYVADRERPPASLVPSDVAVHAFRLLEEHSLFTCTDEDDDDAPL, encoded by the coding sequence GTGGCGACCCCGGGCCTCTCTCCTCCGTCGCCGGGGACGCACGCGAGCGCCCAGCAGCTGCAGCATGCCCGCGCCAGCGTCGAGAGCCCGGGCGAGCGGTTCCGGCGCGAGATCCTGCGTCGCCTCGATGAATTTCGCCAGCAGGGGCTCGACCGGAGCGAGGCGATCCGCGAGCTGTTCCCCCGCACCGTGCTGCCCGCGGGCACCTACGACGACCTGATCACCGCGCTCGTCTCGGGCGCCCACGTCCTGTTCTTCGGTCCCTCGGGCGCGGGGAAGACGAGCCTCGCCCGGGACCTGTGGGGGATCTTCCCGAAGGAGGTGTGGGCGATCGACGGCTGCCCGGTCCTCGACCACCCGCTCAGCGTGGTCGATGCCGCGGTCGCCGCGCGCTACCCCCCGTGCCCGATCTGCGAGCGACGGTTCGCACCGGGAGGCGATCCCGCCCAGTTCCGCCCGGCGGCCGTCGACCCGGCCAAGGTCCCGGCCACGTACGTGACGCTGCGCGAGGGCTTCGGCTACGCCCGGCTCCAGGGCTCGAGCGAGGTGTTCCCGGACCACCTGACGGGCAACATCAACCTGCGCAAGCTCGAGGAGGTCGGGGACCCGATGAGCCCGCTCGTGCTCGAGCCGGGCAAGCTGCTCCAGGCCAACCGTGGCTTCCTGCTCGTCGACGAGATCGGCAAGCTGCCGCTCGGGACGCAGAACGTGCTCCTGCAGGCCTTGCAGGAGGGCACCGTGACGCCCGCGAAGTCGCGCGAGAGCTTCCCGGGGCTGTTCGTCGCGGTCTGCACGTCGAACCTCTCGGACCTCGACAACATCAACGACCCGCTCTCCGACCGCCTGACCAGCCTGCACGTCGGCTACAACGACCGCCACACGGACAACGTCCGGATCGTGGCGCTCGCCCGGGCCGACGAGCCGACCGGCTACCTGCCCGAGATCCTCGTCGACGCGGGGGTCCGGGTGATCGAGGCCTGGCGCCTGCGCATGAGCGAGGACAACCCGGACATCGGCGAGGTGGGATCGAACCGTACCCTGATCGACGTCGCGCAGCGGACCGCGGCGACCGCGCTGCTCGCGGGCCGGCCGCTCGCGACGAACGCCGACCTCAGGTCCGGCCTCGTGCACGCGATGCGCGGGCGCATCCGGGCGCGGAGCGGCGACTCGTTCCGCCAGAACGAGCGACGGGTCGGCGAGTTCATCGACCAGTATCTCGCCCCCGCGCTCAAGCGCAGCGCCGGCGTCTACTGGTGTCGCTTCTACCGCGGGGTCCTCCACGAGAACGGCGCGGACGCCCAGGCGCTGATCGGCGAGGGCCGTCGCCTCAAGGACGACGCCGAGATGCGCGGCCAGCTCGCCGCCGACGGGCCCCTGTTCCCGAAGTTCCGCCCGTTCGTCCGGTACGTCGCCGACCGCGAGCGTCCGCCGGCCTCCCTCGTGCCGAGCGACGTCGCCGTGCACGCCTTCCGTCTGCTCGAGGAGCACTCGCTCTTCACCTGCACGGACGAGGACGACGACGACGCCCCCCTCTAG
- a CDS encoding site-specific DNA-methyltransferase codes for MARPSSVPFARVALDRGRAIELWNEDAVRGLARRIPAGGADVVVTSPPYNVGAPYGRYADDRPRAEYIDWLRAVSAAVDRVLSDAGSFFLNVGGRPSDPWLPWDVARAVAERFRLQNVIHWVKSIAIDRASAGRDSGVRRDLALGHYKPLLSARYLHGAHEYIFQFTRRGDVPIDRLAIGVPFADKSNVERWRASRGDLRCRGNTWFLPYPTIRERARDRPHPATFPVELPAWCLQLHGIGRVRRAVDPFVGIGASAVAAARLGVGFVGFDVDRDYLQEALRRVRAERTARRDSAPGTARASAPRRT; via the coding sequence ATGGCGCGCCCGTCCTCCGTCCCGTTCGCGCGCGTCGCGCTCGATCGGGGCCGCGCGATCGAGCTGTGGAACGAGGACGCCGTGCGCGGCCTCGCCCGGCGGATCCCGGCCGGCGGCGCGGACGTCGTGGTCACGAGCCCCCCCTACAACGTCGGCGCCCCGTACGGTCGCTACGCCGACGACCGGCCCCGGGCGGAGTACATCGACTGGCTGCGCGCGGTCTCGGCCGCGGTGGACCGGGTCCTATCGGACGCGGGCTCCTTCTTCCTGAACGTTGGGGGGCGCCCGAGCGATCCGTGGCTGCCGTGGGACGTCGCCCGGGCGGTCGCCGAGCGCTTTCGCCTGCAGAACGTGATCCACTGGGTGAAGTCGATCGCGATCGACCGGGCGAGCGCGGGTCGGGATAGCGGCGTTCGGCGCGACCTCGCCCTGGGACACTACAAGCCGCTCCTCTCCGCCCGCTACCTGCACGGGGCCCACGAGTACATCTTCCAGTTCACCCGCCGCGGCGACGTCCCGATCGATCGGCTCGCGATCGGCGTTCCGTTCGCGGACAAGTCGAACGTGGAGCGATGGCGCGCGTCGCGCGGGGACCTGCGCTGCCGGGGGAACACCTGGTTCCTGCCGTACCCCACGATCCGCGAGCGCGCGCGGGACCGACCCCATCCCGCGACGTTCCCGGTCGAGCTGCCCGCCTGGTGCCTCCAGCTCCACGGCATCGGCCGGGTCCGTCGGGCGGTCGACCCGTTCGTCGGCATCGGCGCCTCGGCGGTCGCCGCGGCGCGGCTGGGCGTCGGCTTCGTCGGGTTCGACGTCGATCGCGACTACCTGCAGGAGGCGCTGCGTCGGGTCCGCGCCGAGCGGACGGCCCGGCGCGATTCGGCGCCGGGGACCGCGCGGGCGAGCGCGCCCCGGCGCACCTAG
- a CDS encoding type II/IV secretion system ATPase subunit, translated as MAGEVEDDTATEATDGGTGRKRASSSSWLRLGASLRKGSSEPRPVKLARLGVSGQGSVGEVTPVPPLNDPALKELDLAPIRPGFSYVRITYHNVRSEYLYEVIEPPLSPIERDLTERLRTVLIDEFEPLPEIDPETKRRELRKMVDNKLQQWELGPGPTTKGRILYYLERDFIGYGIVDVPMTDTEVEDISCDGVGIPLYIYHRKYGSIRSNLRFKEAKELDDYVVWLAQRSGKHISVASPILDATVPDGSRLQATLGTHVTKRGSSFTIRRFRDNPFTPVDLLKFKTMSPEMMAYLWIAIENGQSMMVCGGTASGKTTTLNATLLFIPPQMKIVSIEDTRELNLPHENWVPSLTRAGFGAKNITSGKAPGEIDMFDLLAAALRQRPQYLMVGEVRGAEAFIVFQAMATGKTCYTTFHAESVSAMVHRMENPPISLPRSLVSALSLVLLQRQVKVGTKMTRRVQSLTEIVGLDPETNELITNSVYSWNPADDTFLYSGHSYVYERVALMKNLSMKEMEREVRNRVELLEYLVFRDSQATRLKPFTHRDVGRVVAFYYKEPDKALAEARAELAKGRTPAPTAPPVPAR; from the coding sequence ATGGCGGGCGAGGTCGAGGACGACACCGCGACCGAGGCGACGGACGGCGGGACCGGCCGCAAGCGCGCTAGCTCGTCGAGCTGGCTGCGCCTGGGGGCGTCGTTGCGCAAGGGCTCGAGCGAGCCACGGCCCGTCAAGCTCGCCCGGCTCGGCGTCAGCGGCCAGGGCAGCGTGGGCGAGGTCACGCCGGTCCCCCCGCTCAACGATCCCGCGCTGAAGGAGCTCGACCTCGCGCCGATCCGCCCGGGCTTCTCCTACGTGCGCATCACCTACCACAACGTCCGCAGCGAGTACCTCTACGAGGTCATCGAGCCGCCGCTCTCGCCGATCGAGCGGGACCTCACCGAGCGCCTGCGCACGGTCCTGATCGACGAGTTCGAGCCCCTGCCCGAGATCGACCCCGAGACCAAGCGCCGGGAGCTGCGCAAGATGGTCGACAACAAGCTCCAGCAGTGGGAGCTCGGGCCGGGCCCGACGACGAAGGGCCGGATCCTGTACTACCTGGAACGGGACTTCATCGGCTACGGGATCGTCGACGTCCCGATGACCGACACCGAGGTCGAGGACATCTCCTGCGACGGGGTCGGGATCCCGCTCTACATCTACCACCGCAAGTACGGCTCGATCCGCTCGAACCTCCGGTTCAAGGAGGCCAAGGAGCTCGACGACTACGTCGTCTGGCTCGCCCAGCGCTCGGGCAAGCACATCAGCGTCGCGAGCCCGATCCTGGACGCGACCGTCCCCGACGGCTCCCGGCTGCAGGCGACGCTGGGCACGCACGTGACCAAGCGCGGCAGCTCGTTCACGATCCGGCGGTTCCGCGACAACCCGTTCACGCCGGTCGACCTGCTGAAGTTCAAGACGATGAGCCCGGAGATGATGGCCTACCTCTGGATCGCTATCGAGAACGGCCAGTCGATGATGGTCTGCGGCGGGACCGCGAGCGGCAAGACCACCACGCTCAACGCGACGCTGCTGTTCATCCCGCCCCAGATGAAGATCGTCAGCATCGAGGACACCCGCGAGCTCAACCTGCCGCACGAGAACTGGGTGCCGTCGCTCACGCGCGCCGGCTTCGGCGCGAAGAACATCACGAGCGGCAAGGCCCCGGGCGAGATCGACATGTTCGACCTCCTCGCCGCGGCGCTGCGCCAGCGCCCCCAGTACCTCATGGTCGGGGAGGTCCGCGGGGCCGAGGCGTTCATCGTCTTCCAGGCGATGGCGACGGGGAAGACCTGCTACACGACCTTCCACGCCGAGAGCGTGAGCGCGATGGTCCACCGCATGGAGAACCCGCCGATCTCGCTGCCCCGCTCGCTCGTGAGCGCGCTGAGCCTGGTCCTGCTGCAGCGCCAGGTCAAGGTCGGGACGAAGATGACCCGCCGCGTGCAGTCGCTCACCGAGATCGTCGGGCTCGATCCCGAGACGAACGAGCTGATCACGAACTCGGTCTACTCCTGGAACCCGGCGGACGACACGTTCCTCTACAGCGGCCACTCCTACGTCTACGAGCGGGTCGCGCTGATGAAGAACCTCTCGATGAAGGAGATGGAGCGCGAGGTGCGCAACCGCGTCGAGCTGCTCGAGTACCTCGTCTTCCGCGACAGCCAGGCGACCCGCCTGAAGCCGTTCACGCACCGGGACGTCGGGCGCGTCGTCGCCTTCTACTACAAGGAGCCGGACAAGGCGCTCGCCGAAGCCCGCGCCGAGCTCGCGAAGGGGCGCACCCCGGCCCCCACCGCTCCGCCGGTGCCCGCGCGATAA
- a CDS encoding type II secretion system F family protein: MATQAATGTASVRRMKALTGVEASAAEETALSREMLLLYAGTGVAIVMWVLAALNYVGTLTIIFRPGEGAGANPAIDFLVLGLLALLAPYGFAMSAKMRRISKIEERLPDFLRDVAEAGRFGMTLPDAIVVASGGRYGLLTDEIKKMASQLEWGVPVATALRLFEERVPTPLVQRVVSIVTRANEAGGNVADVLTMVAHDTRESQLAAQARQISMLTYVTVIYIAFFVFLVTIYIMAAVFLPQMITAGQAVSTSSLSGAGAISLSFTLVPVLFLAFMVAVIVHAVGDGIMAGVLYNGRISEGMQHATVMLAVGWALMRFVVPILNVG, from the coding sequence ATGGCGACGCAGGCGGCGACGGGCACCGCGAGCGTGCGGCGGATGAAGGCGCTCACCGGGGTCGAGGCGTCGGCCGCGGAGGAGACCGCGCTCAGCCGCGAGATGCTGCTCCTCTACGCGGGCACCGGCGTCGCGATCGTGATGTGGGTGCTGGCGGCGCTCAACTACGTCGGGACGCTCACGATCATCTTCCGGCCCGGCGAGGGGGCCGGGGCCAACCCGGCGATCGATTTCCTCGTCCTCGGCCTGCTCGCCCTGCTCGCGCCCTACGGCTTCGCGATGAGCGCCAAGATGCGCCGCATCTCCAAGATCGAGGAGCGCCTGCCCGACTTCCTGCGCGACGTCGCGGAAGCCGGCCGCTTCGGGATGACGCTGCCGGACGCGATCGTCGTGGCGAGCGGCGGGCGCTACGGCCTGCTCACCGACGAGATCAAGAAGATGGCCAGCCAGCTCGAGTGGGGCGTGCCGGTCGCGACCGCGCTGCGGCTCTTCGAGGAGCGCGTGCCGACCCCGCTCGTCCAGCGGGTCGTCTCGATCGTCACGCGGGCCAACGAGGCCGGCGGGAACGTCGCGGACGTGCTGACGATGGTCGCCCACGACACCCGCGAGAGCCAGCTCGCGGCCCAGGCGCGCCAGATCTCGATGCTCACCTACGTGACGGTGATCTACATCGCGTTCTTCGTCTTCCTCGTCACGATCTACATCATGGCGGCGGTCTTCCTGCCGCAGATGATCACGGCGGGCCAGGCGGTCTCGACCTCGAGCCTCTCGGGCGCCGGCGCGATCAGCCTCAGCTTCACGCTCGTGCCCGTGCTGTTCCTCGCGTTCATGGTCGCGGTGATCGTGCACGCGGTCGGCGACGGGATCATGGCGGGCGTTCTCTACAACGGCCGCATCTCCGAGGGCATGCAGCACGCCACCGTGATGCTCGCGGTCGGCTGGGCCCTGATGCGCTTCGTCGTGCCGATCCTCAACGTGGGCTGA
- a CDS encoding type II secretion system F family protein: MAARDADAPEAAARTVRLKRGEQPAHSTLSPFQRWAWRTFRNRVLAHPPDPTLEENLVKAHMRIRADEYMATVYATTVVVAAVAIVVGVAVGFLFYLSGQLIFALLIGIALPLLAPIGTFFAMPSTPGSTAKARGRKIDQKISPAMSFVSAMASADVNVDQIFKELGRQKIYGEVAEEAAWITRDTELLGVDILTAIRNGAQRSPSKRFQDFLQGVVTTATSGGQLKPYFLLKAEQYERENKLAQLQRVETMGLLAETFVTVVVAFPLFLVIIIAIFAVIGGGGTFMIDVLWGIVGAMIPLSQFGFIFFMYTLAQEMV, encoded by the coding sequence GTGGCCGCCCGGGACGCCGACGCGCCGGAGGCCGCCGCGCGGACGGTGCGCCTCAAGCGGGGCGAGCAGCCGGCGCACTCGACGCTCTCGCCGTTCCAGCGCTGGGCCTGGCGCACCTTCCGCAACCGGGTGCTCGCCCACCCGCCGGACCCGACGCTCGAGGAGAACCTGGTCAAGGCGCACATGCGCATCCGCGCCGACGAGTACATGGCGACCGTCTACGCGACGACGGTCGTGGTCGCCGCGGTCGCGATCGTGGTCGGCGTCGCCGTCGGCTTCCTCTTCTACCTCTCGGGCCAGCTGATCTTCGCGCTGCTCATCGGCATCGCGCTGCCGCTCCTCGCCCCGATCGGCACGTTCTTCGCGATGCCGAGCACGCCGGGCTCGACGGCGAAGGCCCGGGGGCGCAAGATCGACCAGAAGATCAGCCCCGCGATGAGCTTCGTCAGCGCGATGGCGTCGGCCGACGTGAACGTCGACCAGATCTTCAAGGAGCTCGGCCGGCAGAAGATCTACGGCGAGGTCGCCGAGGAGGCGGCCTGGATCACGCGCGACACCGAGCTGCTCGGCGTCGACATCCTGACCGCGATCCGCAACGGCGCGCAGCGCAGTCCCTCCAAGCGCTTCCAGGACTTCCTGCAGGGCGTCGTCACGACGGCGACCAGCGGCGGCCAGCTCAAGCCGTACTTCCTGTTGAAGGCCGAGCAGTACGAGCGCGAGAACAAGCTCGCGCAGCTGCAGCGCGTCGAGACGATGGGCCTGCTCGCCGAGACGTTCGTGACGGTCGTGGTCGCCTTCCCGCTCTTCCTCGTCATCATCATCGCGATCTTCGCGGTGATCGGCGGCGGCGGGACGTTCATGATCGACGTCCTGTGGGGGATCGTGGGCGCGATGATCCCGCTCTCGCAGTTCGGGTTCATCTTCTTCATGTACACGCTGGCGCAGGAGATGGTGTAG
- a CDS encoding type II/IV secretion system ATPase subunit, whose product MASDSVRVKIPRAGGTGAEAPPLAGGARPLETPTDVPGTFITAMPPLAEPSMKELEISAVNPPYSYSRVSYNDRSKEYLYEVIEPQLTPREKELVEHVKATLAMILGSEVNNLSGADKRAYLRGEAEAYFASRGISLSPISTERIIYYVLRDFVGYGPVDALIRDPEVEDISCDGVDVPLFIFHSKYESVKTNVVFPDEESTNSFIVMLGQRCSKAVSVSAPILDGTTPEGHRVQATYAREVTTRGASFTIRRFKERPFTPVDLVLMGSANEEMVAYFWLAAEQGESVIICGGPAAGKTSTLNAVALFIPPTAKIVSIEDTREVNLPHENWIPGATRSGTGDRGPDGKAAGEVDMFDLVRAALRQRPNYIIVGEVRGKETYTMFQAMATGHTTYSTMHADSVKSMVNRLENPPINTPRILLSALNNVIIQIQTRTDKGVVRRLKQVLEIVGFEPETNELITNTVYEWDPSTDGFVFKGHSFLFDKIMELKNYTPDEMDAEFQRRTAVIRYLVQNQITDYRQLWRTIAQYYRDPNEVLQRVSAGAPPAAEEAS is encoded by the coding sequence GTGGCGAGCGATTCCGTCCGGGTCAAGATCCCCCGCGCCGGCGGGACCGGTGCGGAGGCCCCGCCGCTCGCGGGCGGCGCGCGGCCGCTCGAGACCCCGACCGACGTGCCGGGGACGTTCATCACGGCGATGCCGCCGCTGGCCGAGCCGTCGATGAAGGAGCTCGAGATCAGCGCGGTGAACCCGCCGTACTCCTACTCCCGCGTGAGCTACAACGACCGCTCGAAGGAGTACCTCTACGAGGTCATCGAGCCGCAGCTGACGCCCCGCGAAAAGGAGCTGGTCGAGCACGTGAAGGCGACGCTGGCGATGATCCTCGGGAGCGAGGTCAACAACCTCTCGGGCGCCGACAAGCGCGCCTACCTGCGCGGGGAGGCGGAGGCGTACTTCGCCAGCCGCGGCATCTCGCTGAGCCCGATCTCGACCGAGCGCATCATCTACTACGTCCTGCGCGACTTCGTCGGCTACGGGCCGGTCGACGCGCTGATCCGCGACCCCGAGGTCGAGGACATCTCCTGCGACGGCGTGGACGTGCCGCTGTTCATCTTCCACTCGAAGTACGAGTCGGTGAAGACGAACGTCGTCTTCCCCGACGAGGAGTCCACGAACTCGTTCATCGTCATGCTCGGGCAGCGCTGCTCGAAGGCGGTCAGCGTGAGCGCGCCGATCCTCGACGGCACGACGCCCGAGGGCCACCGCGTCCAGGCGACGTACGCGCGCGAGGTCACCACGCGCGGCGCGAGCTTCACGATCCGGCGGTTCAAGGAACGGCCGTTCACCCCGGTCGACCTCGTCCTCATGGGCAGCGCGAACGAGGAGATGGTCGCCTACTTCTGGCTCGCGGCTGAGCAGGGGGAGTCGGTGATCATCTGCGGCGGCCCGGCCGCCGGCAAGACGAGCACCCTCAACGCGGTCGCGCTGTTCATCCCGCCGACGGCGAAGATCGTCAGCATCGAGGACACCCGCGAGGTCAACCTGCCGCACGAGAACTGGATCCCCGGCGCGACCCGCAGCGGGACGGGCGACCGGGGCCCGGACGGCAAGGCCGCGGGGGAGGTCGACATGTTCGACCTCGTGCGCGCGGCCCTGCGCCAGCGCCCGAACTACATCATCGTCGGCGAGGTCCGCGGCAAGGAGACCTACACGATGTTCCAGGCGATGGCCACGGGCCACACGACCTACTCGACGATGCACGCCGACAGCGTGAAGTCGATGGTCAACCGCCTCGAGAACCCGCCGATCAACACGCCCCGCATCCTGCTGAGCGCGCTCAACAACGTCATCATCCAGATCCAGACGCGTACCGACAAGGGCGTCGTCCGTCGGCTCAAGCAGGTGCTCGAGATCGTCGGCTTCGAGCCCGAGACGAACGAGCTGATCACCAACACCGTCTACGAGTGGGACCCGTCCACCGACGGCTTCGTGTTCAAGGGCCACTCGTTCCTCTTTGACAAGATCATGGAACTCAAGAACTACACGCCGGACGAGATGGATGCCGAGTTCCAGCGGCGGACCGCGGTGATCCGCTACCTCGTCCAGAACCAGATCACCGACTACCGTCAGCTCTGGAGGACGATCGCGCAGTACTACCGCGACCCGAACGAGGTCCTCCAGCGGGTCTCGGCCGGGGCGCCGCCGGCCGCGGAGGAGGCGAGCTAG
- a CDS encoding ACT domain-containing protein yields MALREISLTLTNRPGALAGVARMLAAERINLAAVSVDSTAGRGRVRLIVSAPERALELLQRAGFEPEVREMIAVRLEDRAGSFLKVLEVLARARVNLVSAAILVAREGNQPLVALGTSNPARARTILARAGFASEIAEGVVSNSDLLAGAASVPDESVGLLL; encoded by the coding sequence ATGGCGCTCCGCGAGATCTCGCTGACCCTGACCAACCGGCCGGGGGCGCTCGCGGGGGTCGCCCGGATGCTCGCCGCGGAACGGATCAACCTCGCCGCCGTGAGCGTCGACTCGACCGCGGGGCGCGGGCGGGTCCGCCTGATCGTCAGCGCGCCGGAGCGCGCGCTCGAGCTGCTCCAGCGGGCCGGCTTCGAGCCGGAGGTCCGAGAGATGATCGCGGTCCGGCTCGAGGACCGCGCCGGCAGCTTCCTCAAGGTCCTCGAGGTGCTCGCCCGGGCCCGCGTGAACCTGGTGAGCGCGGCGATCCTGGTCGCCCGCGAGGGGAACCAGCCGCTCGTCGCGCTCGGGACGAGCAATCCGGCCCGGGCCCGCACCATACTGGCGCGGGCGGGCTTCGCGAGCGAGATCGCGGAGGGCGTCGTGTCGAACTCCGATCTCCTCGCCGGCGCGGCGAGCGTGCCGGACGAATCGGTCGGCCTTCTGCTGTAG
- a CDS encoding VOC family protein — protein sequence MSTRGVSVAVAVKDRRRSAKWYARVLGWKVIEDAPEHWTTVGDRSGRFQLHLCEVAGPGKKPPRSEVGNTGILLLTNEPFRKVCARMKRQGVRFPMPPKKLPWGWQAKFVDPDGNLFWFGPG from the coding sequence ATGTCGACCCGGGGCGTGTCCGTGGCGGTGGCGGTGAAGGACCGGCGCCGATCCGCGAAGTGGTATGCCAGGGTCCTCGGCTGGAAGGTCATCGAAGACGCGCCCGAGCATTGGACCACGGTCGGCGACCGTTCCGGCCGCTTCCAGCTGCACCTGTGCGAGGTCGCCGGGCCGGGGAAGAAGCCGCCGCGATCCGAGGTCGGCAACACGGGGATCCTGCTGCTCACGAACGAGCCGTTCCGCAAGGTGTGCGCCCGCATGAAGCGCCAGGGCGTCCGCTTCCCGATGCCGCCGAAGAAGCTGCCCTGGGGCTGGCAGGCGAAGTTCGTCGATCCCGATGGGAACCTGTTCTGGTTCGGCCCGGGGTAG
- a CDS encoding histidine phosphatase family protein: MRTLEHRRHSRRDPAGIHLNAAGIALARRVARDLPAFSRVLTSPKPRAVETAEAMGLSVDGRLPALGEMPDDVGPAVEEMGPTGFASYVEFVERSEAMRAYAEGQADAWRRELERVPEGGAMLLISHGGIIEFGAAAAVPGLARGWGPPLGYLEGIRLDWDGARWTGGEIVRVGPARAPAARGGARAGAP; this comes from the coding sequence ATGCGGACGCTCGAGCACCGGCGGCACAGCCGCCGGGACCCGGCCGGCATCCACCTCAACGCCGCGGGGATCGCGCTCGCCCGGCGGGTCGCTCGCGATCTGCCGGCCTTTTCCCGCGTGCTGACCTCCCCGAAGCCGCGGGCCGTCGAGACCGCGGAGGCGATGGGCCTGTCCGTCGACGGTCGGCTGCCGGCGCTCGGCGAGATGCCGGACGACGTGGGGCCCGCGGTCGAGGAGATGGGACCGACGGGCTTCGCCTCGTACGTCGAGTTCGTGGAGAGGAGCGAGGCGATGCGCGCGTACGCCGAAGGCCAGGCCGATGCGTGGCGGCGCGAGCTCGAGCGGGTGCCCGAGGGCGGCGCCATGCTCCTGATCTCGCACGGCGGCATCATCGAGTTCGGGGCGGCCGCCGCGGTGCCGGGGCTCGCGCGCGGCTGGGGCCCCCCGCTCGGCTACCTCGAAGGGATCCGCCTCGACTGGGACGGAGCGCGCTGGACGGGGGGCGAGATCGTCCGCGTCGGGCCCGCTCGGGCGCCCGCGGCTAGGGGAGGAGCGCGCGCAGGCGCGCCGTGA
- a CDS encoding adenylate kinase, whose product MAQVVFLGPPGAGKGTQAAILGRELGLPHLSTGDMLRAAVAAQTPVGRDAQRHMDAGALVPDAIVLGVLRERLAQPDARAGFLLDGFPRNVAQATELADFARLDAVIAFDLPFPELVERLSGRRVCPTCQSVYNVVSQPPRVPGRCDREGAELVQRPDDLPAAVQTRLKVYAEQTAPLLLYYRERGLLRTLDARGRPEDVTARLRALLP is encoded by the coding sequence ATGGCGCAGGTCGTCTTCCTCGGACCGCCCGGCGCCGGCAAGGGCACGCAGGCCGCGATCCTCGGGCGGGAGCTCGGACTCCCGCACCTGTCCACCGGTGACATGCTGCGCGCCGCGGTCGCCGCTCAAACTCCGGTCGGGCGCGATGCGCAGCGTCACATGGACGCGGGCGCGCTGGTCCCGGACGCGATCGTCCTCGGGGTACTGCGGGAACGGCTCGCCCAGCCCGACGCCCGCGCCGGCTTCCTCCTCGACGGGTTCCCCCGCAACGTTGCTCAGGCGACGGAGCTCGCCGATTTCGCGCGCCTGGACGCGGTGATCGCCTTCGACCTGCCGTTCCCGGAGCTGGTCGAGCGCCTGAGCGGACGCCGGGTCTGCCCGACGTGCCAGTCGGTCTACAACGTCGTCTCCCAGCCTCCCCGCGTGCCGGGCCGGTGCGATCGGGAGGGCGCCGAGCTCGTCCAGCGCCCCGACGACCTGCCGGCGGCGGTGCAGACGCGACTGAAGGTGTACGCGGAACAGACGGCGCCGCTCCTCCTCTACTACCGCGAGCGCGGGCTCCTCCGCACGCTCGATGCCCGCGGCCGCCCCGAGGACGTCACGGCGCGCCTGCGCGCGCTCCTCCCCTAG
- the pyrH gene encoding UMP kinase yields MPSRSPVAARPVVVSIGGSVLFTGHGDREYQTALAGLLRRLGAEFPIVATTGGGRTARVYIGLGRELGLTEVELDEIGIEVTRLHARLLAACIGPPTPAHPPASIAQAVHELARASPVILGGTEPGHTTDGVAALVAARLRASRLVNATDVDGLYERDPRQDRTATRIDRLSWPEFRERVHAATSGAAGQNFLFDRLGADTLARANIPLWIVDGRDLGNLEAALRGRAFVGSRVEDAGRAS; encoded by the coding sequence ATGCCGTCCCGCTCCCCGGTCGCCGCGCGACCGGTCGTCGTCTCGATCGGCGGGTCCGTTCTCTTCACCGGCCACGGCGACCGGGAGTACCAGACCGCGCTCGCCGGCCTCTTGCGGCGGCTGGGCGCCGAGTTCCCCATCGTCGCGACGACCGGCGGGGGGCGGACCGCGCGCGTGTACATCGGCCTCGGCCGGGAGCTCGGGCTCACCGAGGTCGAGCTCGACGAGATCGGGATCGAGGTCACGCGCCTGCACGCGCGGCTCCTCGCCGCGTGCATCGGACCCCCGACGCCTGCGCACCCGCCCGCGTCGATCGCCCAGGCCGTCCACGAGCTCGCCCGGGCGTCGCCCGTGATCCTGGGCGGCACGGAGCCCGGCCACACGACCGACGGCGTCGCGGCCCTCGTGGCCGCCCGCCTGAGGGCCTCCCGCCTGGTCAACGCCACCGACGTCGACGGCCTCTACGAGCGGGACCCGCGCCAGGATCGGACGGCGACCCGGATCGACCGGCTCTCCTGGCCCGAGTTCCGCGAGCGCGTGCACGCCGCGACGTCGGGCGCGGCCGGGCAGAACTTCCTCTTCGACCGCCTCGGCGCCGACACGCTCGCGCGGGCGAACATCCCGCTGTGGATCGTCGACGGCCGCGATCTGGGCAACCTCGAGGCCGCGCTGCGCGGTCGCGCCTTCGTCGGCTCGCGCGTCGAGGACGCGGGCCGCGCGTCGTAA